From a region of the Gossypium raimondii isolate GPD5lz chromosome 10, ASM2569854v1, whole genome shotgun sequence genome:
- the LOC105776664 gene encoding U-box domain-containing protein 8 yields METQLPDDFRCPISLEIMSDPVILPSGHTFDRVSIQRWLDSGHRTCPITKLPLPEHPCLIPNHALRSLISNYTLVSPSKLQPCPQPQILISSLTSQSSHVGTKLNSLTHLVRLTKHDSGFRRKLTELGAAPGVLKCVGSDDPSLQEKALSLLLNLSLDDDNKVGLVAEGAINRVIKVLRFGSPDCRAIAATIITSLAVVEVNKATIGAYPDAIQALVWLLISGKGREKKEAATALYAICSFADNRRRAIDCGAVPILISLLDSGLERAIEVLGLLVKCKEGREEMMKVNGCVKVLVSVLRNGSSRGVQYGLFTLNCLCTCCERLCFEAINEGVVEICMGLMEEENEKIRRYTSSLVQTLRENHAFG; encoded by the coding sequence TTCGACCGGGTTTCAATCCAACGGTGGCTAGATTCCGGTCACCGGACTTGTCCGATTACCAAACTTCCATTACCTGAACACCCTTGTCTTATCCCAAACCATGCCCTCCGTTCCTTGATTTCCAACTATACCCTCGTCTCTCCTTCCAAGTTACAGCCTTGCCCTCAACCCCAAATCCTCATCTCTTCTCTAACCTCTCAATCATCCCATGTCGGTACCAAGCTTAACTCGCTCACCCATCTCGTTCGACTCACTAAGCACGACTCGGGATTCCGCCGTAAACTAACTGAGTTGGGTGCAGCCCCTGGTGTTCTCAAGTGTGTTGGCTCAGATGATCCGAGTTTACAAGAAAAGGCACTGTCTTTACTCCTTAATCTCAGTCTTGACGATGATAACAAAGTGGGCTTAGTCGCTGAAGGTGCTATTAACCGGGTTATCAAAGTTTTACGATTCGGGTCACCCGATTGTAGAGCCATAGCTGCAACGATTATAACCAGTTTAGCCGTGGTGGAAGTTAATAAAGCAACAATAGGAGCATACCCAGATGCAATTCAAGCATTGGTTTGGCTTTTAATTTCAGGTaaaggaagggaaaaaaaagaagcagcAACAGCTTTGTATGCAATTTGTTCATTTGCTGATAATAGAAGAAGAGCTATAGATTGTGGGGCAGTACCAATACTGATTAGCTTATTAGATTCAGGCTTGGAAAGGGCTATTGAAGTGTTGGGATTATTGGTTAAATGTAAAGAAGGAAGAGAAGAGATGATGAAAGTTAATGGGTGTGTTAAGGTTTTGGTTTCTGTTTTAAGGAATGGTAGTTCAAGAGGTGTTCAATATGGGTTATTTACATTGAATTGTTTATGTACTTGTTGTGAAAGGCTTTGTTTTGAAGCTATAAATGAAGGTGTTGTGGAGATTTGTATGGGGTTAATGGAAGAAGAGAATGAGAAGATAAGGCGATATACTTCAAGTTTGGTTCAAACTCTTAGAGAAAATCATGCTTTTGGGTGA
- the LOC105778079 gene encoding probable NAD(P)H dehydrogenase (quinone) FQR1-like 1 isoform X1, translating into MVTKVYIVYYSMYGHVEKLAQEIKKGAESVEGVEVKLWQVAETLPEEVLGKMGAPPKTDAPIITPDELTEADGVLFGFPTRFGMMAAQFKAFMDATGGLWRTQALAGKPAGIFYSTGSQGGGQETTPLTAITQLVHHGMLFVPIGYTFGAGMFEMEKVKGGSPYGAGTFAGDGSRQPSELELGQAFHQGKYFSGIAKKLKGTIA; encoded by the exons ATGGTCACCAAAGTCTACATTGT ATACTATTCCATGTATGGACATGTTGAGAAACTGGCCCAAGAGATAAAGAAAGGAGCTGAATCTGTTGAGGGAGTGGAAGTCAAACTTTGGCAG GTAGCAGAAACACTACCAGAAGAAGTTCTTGGGAAAATGGGAGCACCACCAAAGACAGATGCCCCTATCATAACACCAGATGAGCTGACGGAGGCAGATGGTGTGCTATTTGGGTTTCCAACTAGATTTGGGATGATGGCTGCACAGTTTAAAGCATTCATGGATGCAACTGGTGGTCTATGGAGAACACAAGCCCTTGCTGGTAAACCTGCTGGCATTTTCTACAGCACTGGCTCCCAAGGTGGTGGACAAGAAACTACTCC CTTAACTGCAATCACTCAACTGGTTCACCATGGAATGCTATTTGTGCCCATTGGGTACACTTTTGGTGCTGGTATGTTTGAGATGGAGAAAGTGAAAGGTGGAAGCCCTTATGGTGCTGGAACATTTGCTGGGGATGGTTCAAGACAGCCCTCTGAGCTAGAGTTAGGGCAAGCTTTCCACCAAGGCAAGTATTTTTCTGGCATTGCAAAGAAGCTCAAGGGAACAATAGCTTGA
- the LOC105778079 gene encoding probable NAD(P)H dehydrogenase (quinone) FQR1-like 1 isoform X2 — protein MYGHVEKLAQEIKKGAESVEGVEVKLWQVAETLPEEVLGKMGAPPKTDAPIITPDELTEADGVLFGFPTRFGMMAAQFKAFMDATGGLWRTQALAGKPAGIFYSTGSQGGGQETTPLTAITQLVHHGMLFVPIGYTFGAGMFEMEKVKGGSPYGAGTFAGDGSRQPSELELGQAFHQGKYFSGIAKKLKGTIA, from the exons ATGTATGGACATGTTGAGAAACTGGCCCAAGAGATAAAGAAAGGAGCTGAATCTGTTGAGGGAGTGGAAGTCAAACTTTGGCAG GTAGCAGAAACACTACCAGAAGAAGTTCTTGGGAAAATGGGAGCACCACCAAAGACAGATGCCCCTATCATAACACCAGATGAGCTGACGGAGGCAGATGGTGTGCTATTTGGGTTTCCAACTAGATTTGGGATGATGGCTGCACAGTTTAAAGCATTCATGGATGCAACTGGTGGTCTATGGAGAACACAAGCCCTTGCTGGTAAACCTGCTGGCATTTTCTACAGCACTGGCTCCCAAGGTGGTGGACAAGAAACTACTCC CTTAACTGCAATCACTCAACTGGTTCACCATGGAATGCTATTTGTGCCCATTGGGTACACTTTTGGTGCTGGTATGTTTGAGATGGAGAAAGTGAAAGGTGGAAGCCCTTATGGTGCTGGAACATTTGCTGGGGATGGTTCAAGACAGCCCTCTGAGCTAGAGTTAGGGCAAGCTTTCCACCAAGGCAAGTATTTTTCTGGCATTGCAAAGAAGCTCAAGGGAACAATAGCTTGA